In a single window of the Bacteroidota bacterium genome:
- the secD gene encoding protein translocase subunit SecD, whose translation MKDNGFKILLTIGFIALCVYYLYPSVHNLFLSNKIESMSGEERTAYEQENNTTIKTVKDKSLKLGLDLLGGMHVTLEVKIDALVRELATDVDQPFEEVLADANTRADNQGISLIDAFSQAFTERDPNALLSRYFRDTDANITRRSTNAEVVTYLQAEADEAILRAIEIIRQRVDRFGVTEPSIQRQGARRIVVELPGVTEQDRVRTLLKGTAKLEFRLMAEPQALLRTAQLAIEAYQEEAAMDSTSDALLAADSAGVVSDTTSDIDALLALEDDGPVNRLLQIVQPYPQASVRFGVVSEQDTAAFNALMREPVFQDLMPTNTTLMYHSSPSGLNAAGFEVYEILGVRNEIELDGSVITDAKVDFDEFNRAKVSMAMNGEGARIWARITGANVNKNVAVVMDNTVYSFPVINERIAGGRTEINGLDSQAEAQDIVNVLKSGALPAPLIIVEERTVGPSLGEASIQAGLNSILVGLLLVALFMIFYYRTAGIVADLALIINVIFILGILAGFKATLTLPGIAGIVLTIGMAVDANVLIFERVREEQNTGKTLKAAMEGGYSKALSAIFDANITTFFVGAILYSFGVGPIKGFAVTLMAGIIASMFSAIVITRIVMDYMVVERRIKVNYG comes from the coding sequence ATGAAAGACAACGGATTTAAGATATTACTTACGATTGGGTTTATTGCGCTGTGTGTATACTACCTCTATCCCTCTGTGCATAACCTATTCCTCTCGAACAAAATTGAAAGTATGTCGGGGGAAGAGCGTACGGCCTATGAGCAAGAGAACAACACCACGATCAAAACGGTGAAGGACAAGTCGCTGAAACTTGGCCTCGACCTGCTTGGCGGCATGCACGTAACACTCGAAGTCAAAATTGACGCGCTTGTACGTGAACTTGCCACGGATGTGGATCAGCCTTTTGAAGAGGTGCTTGCAGATGCCAATACTCGCGCTGACAACCAGGGGATTTCACTTATTGATGCCTTTTCCCAGGCCTTTACAGAGCGCGACCCCAACGCATTGCTGTCTCGCTATTTCCGGGATACCGATGCAAACATCACCCGCCGTTCTACGAACGCAGAAGTGGTGACCTACTTGCAGGCAGAGGCTGATGAAGCCATTCTTCGGGCCATCGAGATTATTCGTCAGCGTGTTGACCGTTTTGGTGTAACGGAGCCTTCTATCCAGCGCCAGGGCGCACGTCGTATTGTTGTAGAACTACCAGGTGTGACTGAGCAGGATCGTGTACGTACGCTGCTCAAAGGTACTGCGAAACTTGAATTCCGCCTGATGGCAGAGCCGCAGGCGTTGCTGCGTACCGCACAGCTGGCCATCGAAGCTTATCAGGAAGAAGCTGCTATGGATTCTACCTCAGACGCGTTGCTTGCTGCAGACTCTGCCGGCGTTGTGTCTGATACCACGTCGGATATCGATGCACTCCTGGCCCTCGAAGATGATGGCCCTGTGAATCGCCTGTTGCAGATCGTTCAGCCGTATCCACAAGCGAGTGTGCGTTTTGGCGTTGTGTCTGAGCAGGATACTGCAGCCTTCAACGCGCTTATGAGAGAGCCGGTATTCCAGGACCTGATGCCGACCAATACAACGCTCATGTACCATTCTTCTCCGTCTGGATTGAATGCTGCCGGGTTCGAAGTGTATGAGATCCTTGGGGTTCGCAATGAAATAGAGCTCGACGGAAGTGTGATTACAGATGCCAAAGTAGACTTTGACGAGTTCAACAGGGCCAAAGTATCCATGGCAATGAATGGTGAGGGCGCACGGATCTGGGCGCGTATCACGGGTGCCAACGTGAATAAGAACGTAGCCGTTGTAATGGATAATACGGTGTACTCTTTCCCTGTCATTAACGAGCGTATTGCTGGTGGACGAACCGAAATCAACGGTCTCGACTCCCAGGCTGAAGCGCAGGACATCGTAAATGTGTTGAAATCAGGTGCATTGCCTGCGCCGCTAATTATTGTGGAAGAGCGCACTGTTGGGCCAAGCCTCGGTGAAGCATCCATTCAGGCGGGATTGAACTCGATCCTGGTGGGCCTGCTGCTGGTTGCGCTGTTCATGATTTTCTATTACCGCACCGCCGGCATCGTAGCGGACCTCGCACTGATTATCAACGTGATTTTTATCCTCGGTATTCTGGCCGGCTTCAAGGCAACGCTGACGCTGCCGGGTATCGCAGGTATCGTACTTACCATTGGTATGGCAGTTGACGCCAACGTGCTCATATTCGAGCGTGTGCGTGAAGAGCAAAATACGGGTAAAACACTAAAAGCAGCGATGGAAGGGGGGTATTCGAAAGCCCTGAGCGCCATTTTTGATGCCAACATTACCACCTTCTTTGTAGGAGCAATCCTTTACTCGTTCGGCGTTGGCCCGATCAAAGGCTTTGCTGTAACCCTGATGGCTGGTATCATCGCTTCCATGTTTAGTGCCATTGTTATCACACGCATTGTGATGGACTACATGGTTGTTGAGCGTCGCATTAAAGTCAACTACGGTTGA
- the secF gene encoding protein translocase subunit SecF, with amino-acid sequence MRIFENAAFRFIQSRKTGYLISGILLLLSVISLSTRGLELGIDFKGGMEFVVESSELLDVNEVTNALSGVLEGATGVKTFGENAVLIATAAEGEINAIESAILTQIRTSFPDQTHEVIKTDVVGPRFADDLKRGAIQALLASLLVIFVYIFFRFEWRFSVGAVAALAHDVTITLGLFSLLQGIVPFSLEINQAIIAAFLTIVGYSLNDTVVVFDRIREYTNLFKTDAYDNVVNRSINNTLSRTIITSGTTLLVVATLFIFGSGALRGFAFALLVGVIIGTYSSIFVASPVVVELRNRAAANRK; translated from the coding sequence ATGAGAATTTTTGAAAACGCGGCGTTCCGGTTTATACAGAGCCGCAAAACAGGCTACCTGATTTCGGGCATCTTGCTGCTGCTTAGTGTTATATCACTGAGTACACGCGGCCTGGAATTGGGCATCGACTTTAAAGGCGGGATGGAATTTGTTGTAGAAAGTTCTGAACTGCTTGATGTCAACGAGGTAACCAATGCGCTCTCTGGTGTACTTGAAGGTGCAACAGGAGTAAAGACCTTTGGCGAAAACGCTGTCCTTATTGCAACGGCAGCAGAGGGCGAAATCAACGCGATTGAGTCTGCGATCTTGACCCAGATCAGGACTTCTTTTCCTGATCAGACGCATGAAGTCATCAAAACGGACGTCGTAGGGCCTCGCTTTGCAGATGACCTCAAGCGCGGTGCTATCCAGGCCCTGCTTGCATCGCTGCTTGTAATTTTTGTATATATTTTCTTCCGTTTTGAGTGGCGATTCAGTGTAGGCGCTGTAGCAGCGCTTGCACATGACGTAACGATTACGCTCGGCTTGTTTTCGCTTTTACAGGGGATTGTCCCGTTTTCGCTGGAAATCAACCAGGCCATTATTGCGGCTTTCCTTACAATTGTTGGATATTCGCTGAACGATACGGTGGTTGTATTTGACCGTATTCGTGAATATACCAACCTCTTTAAGACAGACGCGTATGATAATGTGGTAAATCGCTCGATCAATAATACTTTGAGTAGAACGATAATTACCTCAGGCACAACCTTGCTCGTAGTTGCAACGCTCTTTATATTCGGGAGTGGCGCACTCAGAGGCTTTGCTTTTGCGCTGTTAGTTGGAGTTATAATTGGAACGTATTCGTCAATTTTTGTAGCTTCACCCGTTGTAGTGGAATTGCGTAACCGCGCCGCTGCCAACCGTAAATAG
- a CDS encoding STAS domain-containing protein, translating to MNFNVEEKYNAVVIQLKGNVMGGPDGAKLHDTLHNLKEEGKKNVVIDLSKTKFMNSSGLGMLISGMTTMRNAGGDLRLANVADRIQSLLVITKLITVFKHFDSVDEAISSYDE from the coding sequence ATGAATTTTAATGTTGAAGAGAAATACAATGCCGTTGTAATACAACTAAAAGGCAATGTAATGGGAGGGCCCGATGGTGCAAAGCTGCATGACACTTTGCACAATTTGAAAGAAGAGGGCAAGAAAAACGTAGTTATTGATCTGTCCAAGACTAAGTTTATGAACTCGAGCGGCCTCGGCATGCTCATCAGCGGGATGACCACTATGCGCAACGCCGGCGGCGATCTGCGCCTTGCAAATGTGGCTGACCGTATCCAGTCTTTGCTCGTAATCACCAAGCTGATTACCGTATTCAAACACTTTGACTCAGTGGATGAAGCTATCAGCAGTTACGACGAATAG
- a CDS encoding adenylosuccinate synthase — MSVSVVIGSQWGDEGKGKIVDLLSKTSDVVARYQGGANAGHTICWGDKTVVLHLVPSGIFNPDTTCVIGNGVVIDPFAILKELRAIREEGYDVEGRLLISQNAHVIMPYHKAVEGAREKSRSGKAIGTTGRGIGPAYVDKFARTGIRMGDFLNRDILRAKIEHAVAEKNAILEGVYGAEPLDAAQMVEEYLALDKELAPYIADTTHYLGEAIAAGKRVMAEGAQGSLLDVDFGTYPYVTSSHPTVGGCCTGLGIPPTRISRVIGIVKAYCTRVGNGPFPTELLDDIGAQLQEVGHEFGATTGRPRRCGWLDLVALKYSAMINGLTELVITKLDVMSGLDEIKVCTSYRYDGKETSQFPNNALTLEQVEPVYISMPGWKEDIVGIDRFEDLPAAAQSYLQFVANQSGVDISMISTGPKRSQTIMSNSALLEAVPA; from the coding sequence ATGTCTGTTAGTGTTGTAATTGGATCTCAGTGGGGCGACGAAGGGAAAGGGAAAATCGTAGACTTACTGAGCAAGACGTCGGATGTTGTTGCCAGATATCAGGGTGGCGCCAACGCAGGTCACACCATTTGCTGGGGAGATAAAACGGTTGTACTGCACCTTGTACCAAGCGGTATTTTTAACCCCGATACAACGTGTGTTATTGGCAATGGCGTTGTCATTGACCCTTTCGCTATTTTGAAAGAACTCCGGGCAATCCGGGAAGAGGGGTATGATGTGGAAGGCCGCTTGCTCATTTCTCAGAATGCGCACGTCATTATGCCGTACCACAAAGCTGTGGAAGGCGCTCGGGAAAAGTCGCGTAGTGGCAAAGCCATTGGCACGACAGGAAGGGGCATCGGGCCGGCGTATGTAGACAAGTTTGCCCGGACTGGTATCCGCATGGGCGATTTCCTTAACAGAGATATCCTCCGCGCTAAAATTGAGCACGCGGTTGCCGAGAAAAATGCAATCTTAGAGGGCGTATACGGCGCTGAGCCGCTTGATGCTGCCCAAATGGTTGAGGAATATCTGGCACTCGACAAAGAACTTGCGCCTTACATCGCTGATACCACACACTATCTCGGAGAGGCTATTGCAGCCGGTAAGCGTGTCATGGCCGAAGGCGCGCAGGGCAGTTTGCTCGACGTTGACTTTGGTACCTACCCGTACGTTACCTCCAGCCATCCCACCGTGGGCGGCTGTTGCACGGGATTGGGGATTCCACCAACGCGTATCAGCCGCGTTATCGGTATTGTGAAAGCCTATTGTACCCGCGTGGGCAACGGACCATTTCCAACGGAATTACTCGACGACATTGGTGCGCAACTGCAGGAAGTAGGACACGAGTTTGGGGCCACTACAGGCCGGCCCCGCCGCTGTGGCTGGCTCGACCTGGTGGCACTCAAGTACTCCGCTATGATCAACGGCTTAACCGAACTGGTTATCACGAAGCTTGATGTGATGTCTGGCCTCGACGAAATCAAAGTATGCACGTCGTACCGCTACGATGGCAAAGAGACGTCTCAATTCCCGAACAATGCGCTTACCCTTGAGCAGGTAGAGCCGGTATACATCTCTATGCCAGGCTGGAAAGAGGACATTGTAGGTATTGATCGGTTTGAAGATCTGCCGGCAGCGGCACAATCGTATCTGCAATTTGTAGCAAACCAGTCGGGCGTTGACATTTCAATGATCTCAACAGGGCCCAAACGCTCCCAAACCATTATGAGCAACAGCGCTTTGCTAGAGGCAGTCCCGGCCTGA
- a CDS encoding HAMP domain-containing sensor histidine kinase, with protein sequence MQSYRHSTNLKSGLVIFAVLIAVASLAYTSRIVDQLRDRESTAVQIWAEAMGAITKTQAETTNPFLPDLQALSVFLDSLETTGVSVSPSSQQMARFREAVRWAQSMPPAGETSFIANYIVLREDFTYTIPSIVSDSTGPMMWRNLPVSEEMGSGEDSVQAMARLAAFQEEMDRLNEPIPIEVSSESLGELRQRVHFGESKLIRELRIFPFAQLLFVGLYILVGYIGFSYVRRSEQSSLWVGMAKEAAHQLGTPISSLMGWTALMKETNMSDDEQQNAIQEVEKDISRLQRVTNRFSNIGSRPKLVATQLSDVIGGVTDYMRLRIPKQGQVINLTAEIPETLAVPLNTELFEWVIENLIKNALDAIQKDAGNIALRAYTQNDKVLIEVEDNGKGIDRRQWKNVFRPGYSTKKRGWGLGLSLAKRIVEDYHGGELQLLQSKVNEGTTFRITLPAA encoded by the coding sequence ATGCAGTCATATCGTCACTCTACCAACTTGAAGTCGGGGCTTGTGATTTTTGCCGTATTGATTGCGGTAGCTTCGCTTGCCTATACCAGCCGCATTGTTGATCAACTGAGAGACCGTGAATCGACGGCTGTCCAGATTTGGGCAGAAGCGATGGGGGCGATCACAAAGACGCAGGCAGAGACCACCAACCCGTTTTTGCCAGACTTGCAGGCGCTGTCGGTTTTTCTTGACTCTCTGGAAACAACCGGTGTCAGCGTTAGCCCTTCTTCACAGCAGATGGCCCGTTTCAGGGAAGCCGTCCGTTGGGCACAGAGCATGCCGCCGGCAGGGGAGACAAGCTTCATTGCGAACTACATCGTACTCCGCGAAGACTTTACGTATACCATTCCCTCGATCGTGTCGGACTCCACCGGGCCAATGATGTGGCGCAACCTGCCGGTCAGTGAAGAGATGGGCTCAGGAGAAGACTCTGTCCAGGCCATGGCGCGGCTGGCAGCGTTCCAGGAAGAAATGGATCGTCTGAATGAACCGATCCCGATTGAAGTAAGCTCTGAGTCGTTGGGTGAATTGCGACAACGCGTGCACTTTGGCGAGTCCAAGCTGATTCGTGAACTTCGGATTTTCCCATTTGCGCAGTTGCTCTTTGTTGGACTTTATATTTTGGTCGGCTACATCGGGTTTTCCTATGTGCGCCGGAGCGAGCAGAGCAGCCTTTGGGTGGGGATGGCTAAGGAAGCAGCCCATCAATTGGGTACGCCCATATCCAGCCTGATGGGGTGGACAGCGCTCATGAAAGAGACAAACATGTCCGACGATGAGCAGCAAAATGCCATTCAGGAAGTAGAAAAAGACATCTCCCGCTTACAACGGGTTACAAATCGATTTTCAAACATCGGTTCGCGCCCGAAACTTGTAGCTACGCAATTGTCAGATGTGATCGGGGGAGTAACCGATTATATGCGGCTCCGTATTCCCAAGCAAGGTCAGGTAATAAACCTGACAGCAGAGATTCCTGAAACGCTGGCTGTACCGCTGAATACAGAGTTATTTGAATGGGTAATCGAAAACCTGATCAAAAACGCACTGGACGCCATTCAGAAAGACGCCGGCAACATTGCACTCCGTGCCTACACGCAAAACGACAAAGTGCTGATTGAGGTGGAAGATAACGGCAAAGGGATTGACCGCCGGCAGTGGAAAAACGTCTTTCGGCCGGGGTACAGCACGAAGAAAAGGGGATGGGGATTAGGCTTGAGCCTTGCGAAGCGGATCGTTGAAGACTACCACGGCGGAGAATTGCAGTTGCTACAGTCGAAAGTGAACGAAGGCACCACGTTTCGGATTACGCTGCCGGCAGCCTAA